Within Oribacterium sp. oral taxon 102, the genomic segment GCTGGAGCTGACCGACGAGAGCATTCGTGATTTTGACGCGCTCCCCCATGTGACCGGCACCTCTCCGGCGCTCTCTGTCTATGTTGACGCGAAGTCCGGCGCTTACAACGGAAGCTTCGATATCATTGGCGTTTCGCAGGATTTCCTCAAGCAGCTTCGCCTGAAGTCCGGGGAGATTCCGAAGCCGAATCAGTCAGAGCTTACGCTGGTCTATGGGAACCGTGTCGGGAACAATTTCTATAAAAGGGGCGACTGGGAAAATCCCGGAAATATCGATCCGAATAAGGATACGATTTTCTTCAGCTTTCCGCAGGGCTATACCCAGAATTCCGAGAACAGCAGCGGGAACGATACGCAGCCGGCGAAGAAGTATCTGCTGCAGACGAGCGGCGTCATCGAGGGCGGGGAGGATGATTACTCGGAGAATTCCATGAATATCTATGCCGACATCGATACCTTCAAGCATTTCCTGCGCCGCATTTATAAGAAGAATCTGGTGCCGAATCCGAAAACCAGCAAGAGCGGCAAGCCGCTCCATTACTATGTCTATGACACAGCCTATGTCTTCGTGGATGATATGAAGAATGTCACGGCAGTACAGAAGCTGATCAGCGATCAGGGCTATAACTGCTACTCCAACATGGAGTGGCTGGAGCAGAGCCAGAAGCAGATGGGCATCGTGCAGATGGTGCTGGGCGGCATCGGCGCGGTATCGCTGCTCGTCGCAGCGATCGGCATTATGAATACCATGATGATGTCGATCTACGAGAGAACCAAGGAGATCGGTGTCATGAAGGTGCTGGGCTGCGATATGGGAGATATCCGCAATATGTTTCTCACAGAGTCTGCCATCATCGGCCTTTTGGGCGGTGCGGTCGGGCTGACGCTGAGCCTCCTGATCTCCCTCCTGATCAATACGCTCACGAGCAGCGTGGGCGAGTCGATGTTCGGAAGCGCCGGCGGTATCTCGCTGATTCCGTTTTGGCTCGCCGGCTTTGCGGTGGTTTTTGCGACGCTGGTGGGCTCCGTTTCCGGCTACGTTCCCGCGGTGCGGGCGATGAAGCTGAGTCCGCTGGCGGCGATCCGGAACGATTAGCTGCCTGCAGTTTCCCGGCTTCTCCCTGATTTTCCTTGTGCAGGAGCAAATCTGATGCTATAATCGCAGGAAATTCGGCGCACGATCTGCAACTTCATAGCGATGCGCGGAAAAAGGGAAGATGGGGAGAGAAAAATGCTGAAAATCGCGAAATTTGGCGGAAGCTCCTGCGCATCTGCGGAGCAGTTCCGGAAGGTGAGAGAGATTGTTGCTGCGGAGGAGAGCAGGAGGTTTATCGTCGTTTCCGCGCCCGGCAAGCGGGATGCAAAGGATACGAAGGTCACGGATCTGCTCTACCAGCTCTATGAGGCGGCGGAGCAGAGGGACAGCGTGGACAGGCTGCTTACGCGGATCGAGGAGAGGTATCAGGACATCATCGGCGGGCTTGGCATAGATTTCAGCCTGCACGAGGACTTCGCGGAGATCCGGCGTCAGCTCGAGGACGGAGCGAGCCGGGATTATGCGGCTTCCCGCGGCGAATACCTGAATGCGAAGCTGATGGCTGCGTACCTCGGCTTTCCCTTCGTAGATGCTGCGGAGCTGATCACATTTCACTCGGACGGCAGCTGTGACTTCGAGCGAACCGCAGAGAGGACGGAGGCGGTGCTTCGGGAGCTGGACTGTGCCGTGGTTCCGGGCTTCTACGGCGCAGACAGCGCGGGAAATACCGTTACCTTCTCCCGCGGCGGCTCGGATGTGACGGGCTCTCTCCTCGCGGCGGCGCTGCATGCCGACCTTTATGAGAACTGGACGGATGTTTCCGGCTTTCTCGTGGCGGATCCGCGGATCGTGAAGCAGCCGGAGGTGATTGACTACATCACCTATCGGGAGCTTCGGGAGCTGAGCTATATGGGCGCAGGGGTTCTGCATGAGGATGCTATTTTTCCGGTTCGGAGGGAGGGCATCCCGATTCAGATCCGGAACACCAACCGTCCGGAGGACCACGGGACGATGATCGTGGCGAATACGCTGAAGAAGCCGCGCTTCGTCATCACCGGTATTGCCGGCAAGAAAAATTTCTGCTCGATCAACATTGAGAAGGCGATGATGAATTCGGAGATCGGCTTCATCCGGAAGGTGCTGTCCGTGATCGAGGAGAACGGCATCAGTGTGGAGCATACGCCGTCCGGCATCGATACCTTGACGCTCTTCATCCATCAGGAGGAGCTGGAGCATCATGAGCAGAAGGTGCTGCAGGGCATACAGCGGACGGTCAATCCGGATCTGATCGAGCTGGAGGCGGATCTCGCGCTGATTGCGGTCGTGGGGCGCGGCATGAAGTCCGCGCGCGGCGTAGCGGGGCGGGTATTCAGCGCACTGGCACACGAATACATCAATATCAAGATGATCGATCAGGGCTCCAGCGAGTACAATATCATCGTAGGCGTGCGGAACGAAGACTTCGATGCCGCAATCAAGGCGATCTACAATATGTTTGTACTCAGTGCGAAATAAGGGATTTCTATGGTGATTACCGTAATCGGCGGCGGCGCCGCCGGAATGATGGCAGCATTCAAAGCCAAGGAGGCCGAGCCGGAGGCCTCTGTTTTTTTGCTGGAGAAAAATGAGAAGCTCGGAAAAAAGATTTTCATTACCGGAAAGGGCAGGGGCAATCTGACCAATGCAGCGGAGCTGCCGGATTTCTTCGGAAG encodes:
- a CDS encoding ABC transporter permease; translated protein: MRLSDLLKLSFSNLKRRKTRTVLTVLGVVIGTASIVVMVSLGLGMSASLLKSFQDSASLTMITVMNYGGDSSGKNKKKLELTDESIRDFDALPHVTGTSPALSVYVDAKSGAYNGSFDIIGVSQDFLKQLRLKSGEIPKPNQSELTLVYGNRVGNNFYKRGDWENPGNIDPNKDTIFFSFPQGYTQNSENSSGNDTQPAKKYLLQTSGVIEGGEDDYSENSMNIYADIDTFKHFLRRIYKKNLVPNPKTSKSGKPLHYYVYDTAYVFVDDMKNVTAVQKLISDQGYNCYSNMEWLEQSQKQMGIVQMVLGGIGAVSLLVAAIGIMNTMMMSIYERTKEIGVMKVLGCDMGDIRNMFLTESAIIGLLGGAVGLTLSLLISLLINTLTSSVGESMFGSAGGISLIPFWLAGFAVVFATLVGSVSGYVPAVRAMKLSPLAAIRND
- a CDS encoding aspartate kinase; translation: MLKIAKFGGSSCASAEQFRKVREIVAAEESRRFIVVSAPGKRDAKDTKVTDLLYQLYEAAEQRDSVDRLLTRIEERYQDIIGGLGIDFSLHEDFAEIRRQLEDGASRDYAASRGEYLNAKLMAAYLGFPFVDAAELITFHSDGSCDFERTAERTEAVLRELDCAVVPGFYGADSAGNTVTFSRGGSDVTGSLLAAALHADLYENWTDVSGFLVADPRIVKQPEVIDYITYRELRELSYMGAGVLHEDAIFPVRREGIPIQIRNTNRPEDHGTMIVANTLKKPRFVITGIAGKKNFCSINIEKAMMNSEIGFIRKVLSVIEENGISVEHTPSGIDTLTLFIHQEELEHHEQKVLQGIQRTVNPDLIELEADLALIAVVGRGMKSARGVAGRVFSALAHEYINIKMIDQGSSEYNIIVGVRNEDFDAAIKAIYNMFVLSAK